The following DNA comes from Gambusia affinis linkage group LG21, SWU_Gaff_1.0, whole genome shotgun sequence.
CCACCCATTTTTCTTAACatgttattttctaaataaaaacccaaTGTAAAGTTGCAAAAGTCATTTTGTGTCACAAAGGTATACACCTATAGTTTGTATTTCTACTGCTGTTGATGAAAATTTCATCTGCATCTCTGATGATATCACAcagttgtttttccttcaggaaGTTCCTGCAACTGGTCATTAACTGTTGCTAAGGGACCACATTTcaaggaaaacaagaaacagcTTTGACTTTAAGCAAACAGAAGAGGAAGTATAAGGCCCGAGAGtggattttattgttgttaCGCAGAGAATCTTCAGCGTccctgtttttttctgcatctctcattgcagtttgttttgtaaCGTTGTCCTGGGAGTTGAACTGACGTCAGATTTCTTCCGCTCATTCAGGTGGTTTCAGACTCCTGCAAGTCCTTTTCCTAATCAGCTCCTATGCTCTCTCATCCTTCCCTTTGGTTCTGTGCTCTTCCACTTCCTCCAAATGTTTCTCTGACTCACGTGCAGACTCATGTCCAAACTTCTTGTGTTCTCACCGGATTTAtcatattatttgtttattcatttttttttatttgtttgtttatttcagacaCCTGCAGCTTAAAATGAAGGTCACATATTGACATAAGCAAACATTATGAATGAAAAGAGTACTTGGAAGAAAGCAGCTATCAGATATTATTTGTAACTTGATCACTTACTGGTGCATTCCATTTGACTTGTGAGTCAGAATATGGATCCTGGTTATGTCACTTTCATCTTAAACAAGCTCCATTTGCAGGTTGACAAACCAGTAGGGACTGATAATTGTGGTGCTATGTCACCAggataaatatttgtaataatattacaaagactataaaattatattataacAAAGTTTTGCAGCAGTGCATTCCTTAAAATACTAAAGAATCGTTTGTCAGAACTGTAAATAAGCATATCATTTATGCAGATATAGTTACCTTTTGTATGCATAAACCACATATGTTCAAGAGGATATTCTGCTACCAGGTCTCTCTGTAAAATGTACCAATCTTGATTGTTTATTGGACAAGCTTTAGTACTTAATAACCacacatttaattaaagtaaCCAGTGTGTTTGGgtgtctttaaataaattttaaatatacacctctggaaaaaaattgagAGACCACTTAAAGTGATcggtttctctgattttactttttataggtatatgtttaagtaaaatgaacattgttcttttattctatgaattactgacaacatgttttcgaaattccaagcaaaaatttggtatttatttgcagaaaatgagaaatggtcaaaataacaacaaaagatGCAacgctttcagacctcaaacagaaggagaacaaattcatattcattagaaacaacaataccaatgttttaactcaggaagagttcagaaatcagtatttggtggaataaccaggaggttttcaatggggttcagtgcagagGGCAGAGCTGTAGATTTTCAAATCTCAGTTGGAACAAGAGTCctgcttttaatgttttttgtggaATGAGTTTGTAGATGTAAATCAGAAGAATAAATTATCAGTCAAActcttgaggaaaaaaaatgttgtgtatTCTATAATGTGTGTGATCTTATTTTAGCCCTTAGTATCTTAGTTTTGCCTGTAAATAATTCTTTCACTTCGGACATCTCAATAATTTCAACTGATAAATCATCCTGTGAGGTACAAAAAATCCTGATACATTCACAAAGATAATGCATCGCTGGGAGGGATAATCATCCATGGGATAATTTTGGAGGGATGTCTTGCATTCTTAGATTTGTCAAAGGCTTGTCAGAGCCTCCAGTTTAACCTCGAGGCTCTGACACAGAATATACTGGACAGGGAAGTAAACATTCTCCTAAATGGGTAAACATTTGGCAGAACGAGTGTTTGGAGATATGTCGATTTTGGGGCATATTTTTAGAGCCTTTGtgagatgttttaaaatgtaacaggAAGTTGGGAAGTTTATGTCTTTGGCGCCCACTCGGCTTCCATCGCTGAGCCAAGAGAATTGAGATTAAACAGGGTGAATGACTCCTACTGTGTAATGTAAcagatatttcaaataatttgctCTCATTCAAATATATACTAAAAGATCAGCACAAGgacatttagagaaaaatcCCTCTTgttcattttgcatttctatCCCAGAGAAACAGAAGGTCATAAGTAACTAAACAGCTATTTTGTATGAGTCAAAATAACTGTTTGACTCATATGTTTTAATTCTTCTGCAATTAAAGGTATTTCTTTCAAAGTTTCTAACACATATTTGTGATGTGTGTCAGTAATTGTGAAACATCAGGTTAAATatgcttattttcttatttcttgaATACCAGGATATATTACGGTTtctaaatagcattttttttcaagCGGCTAAAAccagtcaagtttattttttcaatcaaaGTAATATTTACTGTGACTTTTACAGACTTAAGATTACTTCAGCATgttcttcttattattttttgttgttttgtgtaaagatattgctaaattaaaatgtaaagttttctaAATCATGCTGCATTATGGGAAATGTAATTCTGAATGCTTTGTCCAATTGGTCGTTTCAACTGAGTTCTTCATGCCACTTATTTAACACTTTGAGGTGTTAGACCATTAACAACATAatcatgaaattatttaaagttatttattgattctttattttaatatttaaacactgaaagacaaagaaaaactgatcacaaaggaagaaaagaggTTTCACCAAACATACAATCAGTTATTATCAATTGAAGTGagacagtttaaataaatagacCACATTGATCAGATTTATCACAAATAGCATCCTCCTCTGtagctgctctgctctgctggcCCTGACCCGTGGTGTTTTGGACCCAGGTACTGTTCAAACTCGCTGCGGTCTAAATCATACAGCATGTCCAGCTGAACCTGCTCCAAGTAAAACTCCAAGGAAGGCCCTGTTGGGCATTGCTGGACCCCGTAGAGCCTGGACTCCCTCTGGTCCAGGAGAGGAGCTGTAGACGAGGAGAACCCGTGCTGCATGTATCTTTGCTGGGAGCTAAAGTACGCCTGAGGCTCTGGCTGGTACCCAGGAGGGTTTGAGCGCACAGCAGGGTCCCTGGAGAAACTGTTTGCTGCAGTGGCTGCTTCAGAGTCAGGGACGGCTGGGTTGATGTAGCTGTTATAGTGGAGGGATGAATGAGGGAATGGAGGTGAGTTGTGGaatgtctgctgctgctggtggttcTGGAGCAGATAGGTGAGGTTGTAGGGAATGGTGGAGCCAGAGCTGCAGAGTGGAGAAGCCTCTGCTGGCAGGGTCTTAGGgttcttcttcagctgcttgCGCCGACGGGGCCTGTACTTGTAGTTGGGATAATCAATGGTGTGCTGGACCCTCAGGCGTTCAGCCTCCTGCATGTAGGGACGCTTCTCAGCCAAGGGCATAGCCTTCCATGTTTTTCCTGCAAGAAGAGGTTGTGATGAATAATCTTTATAAGCATGATTATGAGGTTAAAGTAAACTCTGCAGAGGACTATTGTGAGAATttcctgggttttttttttttttacaaaactttaaacCTCATTTGGAGGCccatttttaattcagaaagtgaaactcatgtacatttatttctgttaatttaaaCAGTTATGGCTTGCagctgatgaaaaataaaaaaatatatatttcttagCAAATTAATATATGATATGAGACCaaccaaatttattttgaatccagaaaagtcattttgtcatttttacgCAGACAAAATGTTGTGTCTGTCTACATCATTTTGTGACGTACACAGACGCTGGAAAGACTTCAGAAGATCAGTCAGTCATTGACACCCTCCACAAGGAGGATAAGTCCCAAAAAGGTATTGCTAAATAAGCTGGTTGCTCACAGAGTGCTTTGTCTACACAAATTAATGGAGCAtttagtggaagaaaagagTTTTAATAAAGAGTGTTTTGGGATGCTCGCAAGCCAGAGATTCTAACTTAGGAAGGACATATAAAAAGATATTCTTGTGTATcattataaatagaaaaatctaaaaaaaactcaatttatttgcataattaaaTTTGACATGGTGATGTATTtgagatgttatttttattattaaagttttcCGAAAAATCAGTATTcacaaaataata
Coding sequences within:
- the sox32 gene encoding SRY-box transcription factor 32; the encoded protein is MSEVRSPSSGPSSPLSVHSESSCASPEPKSAPAQQRVRRPLNAFIIWTKEERRRLAQLNPDLENTDLSKILGKTWKAMPLAEKRPYMQEAERLRVQHTIDYPNYKYRPRRRKQLKKNPKTLPAEASPLCSSGSTIPYNLTYLLQNHQQQQTFHNSPPFPHSSLHYNSYINPAVPDSEAATAANSFSRDPAVRSNPPGYQPEPQAYFSSQQRYMQHGFSSSTAPLLDQRESRLYGVQQCPTGPSLEFYLEQVQLDMLYDLDRSEFEQYLGPKHHGSGPAEQSSYRGGCYL